One region of Triticum aestivum cultivar Chinese Spring chromosome 6B, IWGSC CS RefSeq v2.1, whole genome shotgun sequence genomic DNA includes:
- the LOC123133826 gene encoding putative homeobox-leucine zipper protein HOX26, with protein MSSLTTISGGAMEELQEVEELVDTRLSLVIGAASRPPTVLALLPATSPENEAAARRKRKGQENGAGGVAATSRQHNKRAKTVQNSSDVDDDGGDAARDGTRKKLKLTVEQAALLEESFRAHNVLSHGEKHDLARQLGLKPRQVEVWFQNRRARTKLKQTELDCELLRRWCERLSDDNARLRRELAETLSWSPAFLSRLTMANDKAVCSSCSKLTSGRMPA; from the exons ATGTCTAGCCTTACGACCATCAGTggcggcgccatggaggagttgcAGGAAGTAGAGGAGCTCGTCGACACAAGGCTGTCCCTCGTGATCGGCGCCGCGAGCCGTCCGCCGACGGTCCTGGCGCTGCTGCCGGCGACATCACCAGAGAACGAAGCGGCGGCACGTAGGAAGAGGAAGGGACAAGAGAACGGTGCAGGCGGCGTCGCTGCTACTTCAAGGCAGCATAACAAGAGGGCCAAGACGGTGCAAAACAGCAGCGACGTCGACGACGATGGTGGTGACGCGGCGCGGGACGGGACGAGGAAGAAGCTCAAGCTCACGGTGGAGCAGGCCGCGCTGCTGGAGGAAAGCTTCCGCGCCCACAACGTCCTCTCTCAC GGTGAGAAGCACGATCTTGCGAGGCAGCTTGGGTTGAAGCCGAGGCAGGTGGAGGTGTGGTTCCAGAACAGGAGGGCGCGCACCAAGCTCAAGCAGACGGAGCTCGACTGCGAGCTGCTGCGCCGGTGGTGTGAGCGCCTCAGCGACGACAACGCGCGGCTCCGGCGAGAGCTCGCCGAGACGCTCTCCTGGTCGCCGGCCTTCTTGTCCAGGCTCACGATGGCTAACGATAAGGCTGTGTGTTCGTCCTGCAGCAAGCTCACCAGCGGCCGGATGCCGGCATGA